In Desulfovibrio gilichinskyi, a genomic segment contains:
- a CDS encoding zinc ribbon domain-containing protein YjdM, producing the protein MENIPNCPKCKCEYVYSDGSALICPECNFEFQPEDVAEKVYKDANGNILVDGDDVIIIQDLKVKGASGSIKKGTKVKNIKLVEPDDGVHDISCKVPNFGSMMLKTSVVKKA; encoded by the coding sequence ATGGAAAATATACCAAACTGTCCGAAATGTAAGTGTGAATATGTGTATTCTGATGGAAGTGCTCTTATCTGCCCGGAATGTAATTTTGAATTTCAGCCCGAAGACGTTGCAGAAAAAGTATATAAAGATGCAAACGGCAATATCTTAGTTGACGGCGATGATGTTATCATTATCCAAGACTTAAAAGTTAAGGGCGCATCCGGTTCCATCAAAAAGGGAACAAAAGTTAAGAATATTAAATTGGTAGAGCCTGATGACGGCGTGCATGATATTTCCTGCAAAGTACCAAATTTCGGATCTATGATGCTTAAGACTTCTGTTGTTAAGAAAGCTTAA